The Papaver somniferum cultivar HN1 chromosome 6, ASM357369v1, whole genome shotgun sequence genome segment ACACCATTGCAGGTTACACCGATTTTAAAGATACACATGATGTGTACATATATGAATTGATATTATTATACCTTTCGGGTGAATGAAATGCCGACTCGAATTTCTCCAGAATAGGTTTTGTTGTGTAGAACCACACGATACTTGCTAGCTCTAATTTCAGATGTTCCATTCTCTACGCCAAATGATAAGACATCCGTCACATAAATCCTGTAACCACAATGCAGATTAGGAAAAATTAATGATCCGTAGTTAAAGTGTTTGTCAGTAAAAATATGGACTTGGAGAAATTACTAGTATTAGGAAAAAACACTTACGTCGATTCGCCTACAAAGTCATCCCTGCTGAACCTATCTCTGTCCATGATGGTGAGATTGAGTTTATATTGATGATGCTCATCTCTAATGTTTTCTGGATACTCCACATCAAATGTAAATTTTTCGTTCCATAGTGGTGCTTTTCCTT includes the following:
- the LOC113286434 gene encoding elicitor-responsive protein 1-like, which gives rise to MTKGTLEVLLVDASKLKDTDFFDKMDPYVIIQFGNQKRKSTVARGQGKAPLWNEKFTFDVEYPENIRDEHHQYKLNLTIMDRDRFSRDDFVGESTIYVTDVLSFGVENGTSEIRASKYRVVLHNKTYSGEIRVGISFTRKDTKGGWKQ